tgtttatttgtTCTAAATAATTTCCTTGTTTTTAGAAGGAAAATGTgttttgaatatatattctgATAGTGGGAgcaaatatattatgtattttttaaactaatattattttaattgtttattttaaaaatctAAAAAACATGTCATAACAAGGTATTATTAAAATgctaataataaataatggAAAGTTCTTacattttgtaaaaaagtaatatttaaaatatgaaaaggaggggtttcaatttttttttgataagTATGAATTGGGTAATTATTTGCcttaatacatttttataatttttattttttatatttttttcgatatatatatttgtgaatatatcttcttattatatacagctctttcatatattataaggaaaaagaaaaatattttaactTGGTTTTATAATTCCTTATATttaagtatatattatatttttatttatttgatataAAAGTTCGTAAATCGTTATATGTGTAAAATTTATTGAAATATTCAATGCACCTCATTAATTAACATATGGAGGTGATAAAAAAGATTAAAATCCTATGtagaaatattaattaattaatctaatgaaaatatgtcttattatttttttcctttttttttttttttttttttattacggtgtattattttattaaactaaaaatatgattttGTGACGTTTTCTTAAATTattctataaaaaaaaattaaggaaaaggaatattataaccatttgatatgaatatttatatacacaactagatatatataaataaaaaaagaaaagatatatatatatatatatatatatatatacatataatatatatttattttatatttatctaaTGTGCgtctttatttatttataattgtcactataaaacaaaagtagagatatatttatcaataaaaaaatataaaaatttatataccGTGAATAAAAAgtttattttaaaatgttttaaaaaatataaaaaaaaaaattgtagaatatgaattaaaaaaattgaatattaacatatattcttaaaaactcaataaataaaaataatatatatatatattatatacatataatgtatattaaaaaaaaaaaaaaaaaaaaatggtaaaaaataataaataataaataatcaaTCATGCTTGCACAAATAAAATACGAATATAAACATTTGacattattaaaaataaataaataattatataaaaaaggaaatatgaagattaaaaaattttgaattaatcattataattttttttttttttttattaataaaataattatataaaataaatcattaattaattcggaaagaaaaaaaaaaaaaaaaaaaaaaaaaaaaaaaaNNNNNNNNNNNNNNNNNNNNNNNNNNNNNNNNNNNNNNNNNNNNNNNNNNNNNNNNNNNNNNNNNNNNNNNNNNNNNNNNNNNNNNNNNNNNNNNNNNNNNNNNNNNNNNNNNNNNNNNNNNNNNNNNNNNNNNNNNNNNNNNNNNNNNNNNNNNNNNNNNNNNNNNNNNNNNNNNNNNNNNNNNNNNNNNNNNNNNNNNNNNNNNNNNNNNNNNNNNNNNNNNNNNNNNNNNNNNNNNNNNNNNNNNNNNNNNNNNNNNNNNNNNNNNNNNNNNNNNNNNNNNNNNNNNNNNNNNNNNNNNNNNNNNNNNNNNNNNNNNNNNNNNNNNNNNNNNNNNNNNNNNNNNNNNNNNNNNNttaaaaaaaaaaaaaaataaaaaaattaaaaaattttaaaataaaaattaaaattttttttttttttttataaaaaaaaaaataaaaaaaaaaaaaacataaattaattcggaaaaaaaaaaaaaaaaaaaaaaaaaaaaaaagaagcTTAAGCTTCAACTACTTCTTCATCTTGATCGTGACTTTCAGATCcgaatattttattatcttttggtttttttttagttttattattatcgtCAAAATGATGTTTTCCATGTGACTCCATATGAGCAAATTTGTCTTCTTTATTTGTTAATAAATGATTAACAATTACTTTAAATATGTACACATAAAATACAAGACAAACTAAATGCATAGCTGATCCAATATATTTGAATCCtcttcttttaaatatattagaGACATGTTCCATGAATATTGGGAATGCAAGAATAGCTAATTTTAATAAgtgatttttttttggatgTAAAGCACTAACTAACTTGGTTTCAATAAAATTATCAGCTTTCTTTAACATTTCTTTAATATCTTTACCTTTTTGACTTGGTTCTTCATCGTAATTCTGTTGTTCTGCAAAATCAGCATTTAcatcattttcttctttattttgAAAAGTGTTTGATTGTACATGAGAATTCGAAGATGAACGTCTATGTTTTACTTCTGTATAACTAGTACGTTCTCCAGTATGATGAGCCTTAAGGTTTACATCTTCAGTTTCTTCGTGATGATCTCCTTGTGTTAAAATTCTTCCTTTGCTTAATCCTTGAGTGGTATTCACAATGTCAACATTAGTACTAACGTTTCCctataataaaagaattaacgaatcaataattatatgtatatattaatattcacatatatatatatatatatatatatatatatatatatttatttatttatttatttatttatcatCCTTTGTATTATCTTACATTGTGTGATACATACAAGGTCCATATGAAGAGTGAACATGCAAATATTTTCAcaagaaaatgaaaagaataaaCCCTTCCTctattatttcttatatttgATGATTTCTCCATACTTGATTTGTTATATGATGGAACAGTACTGTTGTGTTCCCCTTGGAATCccataatattatttaaagaattGTATGTcttcattttaatatataatatataagtatatatatatatatataatataatatatattttaataacaatttaaatatttcttattaaagataatttaaatgatgtttttaatttttattcgATCCCGTACAAAATATGaaacaattatataaatatatatatatatatataattaaaataaaaatcacggactaaaaattaaataatttaaatattttttatggattatccaaaaaaattaactaaataaatatagaacgtatataaaatatatatatatatatataatataataacaatttagtgcatataataatattttattatataacaaaaaaatataacaaaacTAATTTTACATCTAATTAGTATTTTATTACAGattaagaatatatatatatttttttttgaaatatataaaagtcATACAACGGAATcaagaaattatataaatattataaaataatatatgtcaattattatattgtaatatatatattatattaatatattagataaataataatacaaataaaaatatatatatatatagataaaaaaaaaaaaaataaaataattaatatgtcaaaaaaaaaattataacaatggaaaatttatagaaagtataaaatcataaaataatatttcaaaaattttcctatttattattatttttttttttatatattataatataatttttttttataataataattttaatttttaataaaattctattaaaaaaaaaaaatataataatatttattatattaaataataatgtaatatattatttctatataatttatttatttttttatttatttttttatataaatataatatatatctattatataaatatatatattataatattactaataggttatgaagaaaatgtaattaaaaaataaaagtattatattaaaaaatatattttatatttatatatatatatatatatattgtacatatattattatatatattttttttattatttacaatATGCATACATAAaacaacatatatatatttttagtaacatataaaataaatatggaataatataataataaaaaaatatattattatattatatatatatatatatataatatgatagtatttcttttttcttttttttggtttacaaaaatttatataatgtatgcatatatatatatatatattatatatgagaaaaaaaaataagaaactgttaatatttaattatttacatatatatttaatatattatatatagattagattaataagaaaaagttaacttttttttttttttttaattaatttttggatatataaaatgggtatatttatatgcacatatatttatatatactatgagtaaataacttttttacattaaggatgtttatatata
The genomic region above belongs to Plasmodium reichenowi strain SY57 chromosome 13, whole genome shotgun sequence and contains:
- a CDS encoding putative exported protein (Plasmodium exported protein, unknown function): MKTYNSLNNIMGFQGEHNSTVPSYNKSSMEKSSNIRNNRGRVYSFHFLVKIFACSLFIWTLYVSHNGNVSTNVDIVNTTQGLSKGRILTQGDHHEETEDVNLKAHHTGERTSYTEVKHRRSSSNSHVQSNTFQNKEENDVNADFAEQQNYDEEPSQKGKDIKEMLKKADNFIETKLVSALHPKKNHLLKLAILAFPIFMEHVSNIFKRRGFKYIGSAMHLVCLVFYVYIFKVIVNHLLTNKEDKFAHMESHGKHHFDDNNKTKKKPKDNKIFGSESHDQDEEVVEA